The genomic segment CATAGGGCGCAGTAATGCCAGTAAATCCAGTAATACTTCCACTGCGAGCTTTTTTATACAAGCCTTTTGGGTCACGCTGTTCGCAAACATCGAGCGAAGTGGAAAGCCAAGTTTCAATAAAACGATCATTGCCGATAATTTCGCGTGCCATATTCCGATCTTGGCGATAAGGTGAAATAAAGGAAGTAATCACGAGCAAACCAGCATCATTAAACAATTTAGCCACTTCAGCTACACGCCTAATATTTTCGGTGCGATCTTTTGGAGAAAAGCCAAGGTCTTGGTTTAAGCCGTGACGGATGTTGTCGCCATCCAATACATAGATTAAATGATTGTCAGCAAACAATTGTTTTTCCAGTTCAAATGCAAGTGTTGATTTACCAGAACCAGATAGACCTGTAATCCAGATTGTGGCAGGATATTGGTGTAACATCTGTACCCGTTCCATAGCATCGACTTTGCTTTTTTGCAAAGCTATGTCCTTGCTAACAGGAAAATCGAACTCGTATTTTAGTTTGTGTTTTATGGACATTGATCTGCCTCACCCTTAAATAGGCTATTATTGCCAAACCTACCAAAATTTAATATTAGCCTAAAGTAAGCATGATCTCTGGATAAATCACCTTAAAAGTCCAATATAAGAGTAGATAGTCAAGAATGACATGACAATTCGCCATTCTTCATGAAGAATTTATGCAATTAGCTAATTGCGATATCCGCGCACAAACACTCAGGAGCAAAAGTAATGGTAAGTAGCTCGCGGAAAGCCAAAGTTTTGTATCTTCCCAACGCAATTCACACGGAAAGAGTTTTTACTGAGAGGGTTTTTGCGCGACTAAATAGTATTTTTGATGTAACACGATTGGTAAATGGTTCAGAAAACTGTACCAGCGAGCAGGTAGCCGAAACTATCCCTAGCTTTGATGCACTTGTGACTGGCTGGGGTACTCCTTTGCTTACTAGGAAGGTATTTGAGCAAGCAGACTCCCTACAGATAATTGCACACTCTGCGGGGACAGTGAAACGTATGCTACTCGAATGTGCTCACGAATATGTTATCCCTAGAAAAATCTGCGTCTACAGTGCAAATAAGGAAATAGCTTACAATGCAGCAGAACATACGATCGGACTCATGATCATGATGTTAAGAAAACTTGTAGGTTATGCATTGATGATCCAGAATGACCGAAATTCATGGACAGATCGAATGATCAGGCCAAATGCCCAATATTTAACTGGCAGCACGGTTGGGATTGTTTCAGCTAGCGCAGTTGGTCGACAAGTCATACATTTACTTAAACCATTTAACACAACAGTTTTAGTGTTCGATCCTTATTTAACGAAGAAGGATGCTGATGTTCTAGGTGTTGAAAAGGTGCAGTTGCTTGACGTGTTCTCTCGCTCAGATATTGTGAGTGTTCATACCCCATTACTTCCTGAAACCATGGGAATGATCAACAGTACTCATTTTTCCGCAATGAGAGATGGAGCAGTTTTTATCAATACATCTCGTGGGGGTGTTTTAGATGAGGATGCACTAGTCTCTGAGCTTAAAATTGGTCGCATCTTCGCAGCGTTGGATGTAACAAGCGAAGAGCCACTTCCAGAAAACAACCCTTTGCTATCACTAAAAAACGTGCTTGTTACTCC from the Gammaproteobacteria bacterium genome contains:
- the cysC gene encoding adenylyl-sulfate kinase — translated: MSIKHKLKYEFDFPVSKDIALQKSKVDAMERVQMLHQYPATIWITGLSGSGKSTLAFELEKQLFADNHLIYVLDGDNIRHGLNQDLGFSPKDRTENIRRVAEVAKLFNDAGLLVITSFISPYRQDRNMAREIIGNDRFIETWLSTSLDVCEQRDPKGLYKKARSGSITGFTGITAPYEVPNHPELRIDTSKLSIEECVSKIIDQLRHYTKSVF
- a CDS encoding hydroxyacid dehydrogenase; amino-acid sequence: MVSSSRKAKVLYLPNAIHTERVFTERVFARLNSIFDVTRLVNGSENCTSEQVAETIPSFDALVTGWGTPLLTRKVFEQADSLQIIAHSAGTVKRMLLECAHEYVIPRKICVYSANKEIAYNAAEHTIGLMIMMLRKLVGYALMIQNDRNSWTDRMIRPNAQYLTGSTVGIVSASAVGRQVIHLLKPFNTTVLVFDPYLTKKDADVLGVEKVQLLDVFSRSDIVSVHTPLLPETMGMINSTHFSAMRDGAVFINTSRGGVLDEDALVSELKIGRIFAALDVTSEEPLPENNPLLSLKNVLVTPHLAGSGYYGYSRIGEGTVRALEDFFEGRSVEGAIDFAKYEIIA